The Alosa sapidissima isolate fAloSap1 chromosome 5, fAloSap1.pri, whole genome shotgun sequence genome has a window encoding:
- the LOC121708775 gene encoding HAUS augmin-like complex subunit 3 → MMNGARFLEILAHLGYPEASSLNPSDFDNIFDGTPENKEFMQFLSSLSSQNVLSEEEYQAYHALEASGKPILTEQVLEEMELLKGPAGPEENSGDEENSEEDELKGRSVEQLQVELEELRRHQRLRQKRLHQLQCLRLARDDHAAAVTGYTQSQSYSEGDEGGDTVKAIARENMATNAALQDLKEEVDRLQRLTLMNEDEAGRQQQEQMMMDPSVMPSAALLSQLPLEPYLHKSHLTHQCIMDHYKARSTLLEEKHGVEKKVVDGGEAQHLHTRNEMGKLQAAHMLLQGQLLQARAEEAGASAAKEWLSQQRHSNVKLSPPDPDGGPALAKERVCSALWRRTQQLCAGVLRGHTVEQGELAAQHARLQERLLGELLWQKAQLDLLEHALQQEQRGHTQAAAHIRSLALGLREEATRATERSRGLERLQEDAPQADPVLSSTDPTVKRLLQVCEALEKTDGWLAGAADIGTVASERQAELQQLAEAQSEAVSEQLQLVSGLERDGRRLEQWLEPPQGTAASASPAATPSQLCPSARELTQLVRELEQQCGALYRQLQEVTADRSSKCTKVERSATLRRERELYTLFHLDPATLIRVVEDQENRE, encoded by the exons ATGATGAATGGGGCTCGCTTCCTGGAGATTCTGGCTCACCTGGGTTACCCAGAAGCCTCTTCCCTGAATCCCTCAGATTTCGACAACATCTTTGACGGTACACCAGAGAACAAGGAGTTCATGCAATTCCTCAGCAGTCTGAGTTCTCAGAATGTCCTGTCAGAGGAAGAATACCAGGCTTACCATGCCTTAGAGGCATCTGGTAAACCCATCCTGACCGAGCAAGTCCTGGAGGAGATGGAGCTCCTGAAAGGTCCTGCAGGGCCTGAGGAGAACAGTGGAGATGAGGAGAACAGTGAGGAAGATGAACTGAAGGGTAGGAGCGTGGAGCAGCTGCaggtggagctggaggagctGCGCAGACACCAGCGCTTGAGGCAGAAGCGCCTGCATCAGCTGCAGTGCCTGAGGCTCGCGAGGGACGACCACGCCGCGGCCGTAACGGGCTACACGCAGAGCCAGTCCTACAGTGAGGGCGACGAAGGAGGGGACACAGTCAAGGCTATCGCCAGGGAGAACATGGCCACCAACGCTGCACTCCAGGACCTGAAGGAGGAGGTGGACAGGCTGCAGAGGCTCACACTGATGAACGAGGATGAAGCGGGGCGGCAACAGCAGGAGCAGATGATGATGGATCCGAGCGTGATGCCTTCAGCTGCTTTGCTCTCCCAGCTTCCGTTGGAGCCGTACCTACACAAGTCACATCTCACCCATCAGTGCATTATGGATCACTACAAG GCGAGATCTACCCTGCTGGAAGAAAAGCATGGGGTGGAGAAGAAGGTGGTGGATGGGGGAGAGGCGCAGCACCTCCACACCAGGAATGAGATGGGCAAGCTGCAGGCGGCACACATGCTGCTCCAGGGACAGCTGCTCCAGGCGCGAGCAGAGGAGGCTGGAGCCAGTGCTGCCAAGGAGTGGCTCAGCCAGCAAAGGCATTCAAACGTAAAG CTGTCGCCCCCCGACCCTGACGGCGGCCCTGCCCTAGCTAAGGAGCGCGTGTGCTCGGCACTGTGGCGGCGCACCCAGCAGCTGTGTGCCGGCGTGCTGAGGGGCCACACGGTGGAGCAGGGGGAGCTGGCGGCGCAGCACGCACGCCTGCAGGAGCGTCTGCTGGGGGAGCTGCTGTGGCAGAAGGCCCAGCTGGACCTCCTCGAGCACGCGCTGCAGCAGGAGCAGCGTGGACACACGCAGGCGGCCGCCCACATACGGAGCCTGGCGCTGGGGCTGAGGGAGGAGGCGACGCGGGCCACCGAGCGCTCCAGAGGGCTGGAGCGGCTGCAGGAAGATGCTCCGCAGGCTGACCCCGTCCTCAGCTCCACTGACCCCACAGTAAAGAG GTTACTACAGGTGTGCGAGGCTCTTGAGAAGACAGACGGCTGGTTGGCTGGTGCGGCCGACATCGGCACTGTGGCCTCCGAGCGTCAGGCCGAGCTCCAGCAGCTGGCCGAGGCCCAGAGCGAGGCGGTGTCCGAGCAGCTGCAGCTGGTGTCGGGCCTGGAGAGGGACGGAAGGCGTCTGGAACAGTGGCTGGAGCCCCCGCAGGGCACCGCGGCGTCCGCCTCTCCAGCCGCCACCCCCTCCCAGCTCTGCCCTAGTGCACGG GAGTTGACTCAGCTTGTGCGGGAGCTGGAACAGCAGTGCGGCGCCCTCTACAGGCAGCTTCAGGAGGTGACGGCAGACCGAAGCTCCAAATGCACCAAGGTGGAACGCAGCGCCACCCTCAGGAGAGAAAGGGAACTGTACACTCTTTTCCACCTGGATCCTGCCACTCTCATTCGAGTGGTGGAGGACCAGGAGAACCGAGAGTAG